A portion of the Stigmatella aurantiaca DW4/3-1 genome contains these proteins:
- a CDS encoding phosphatase PAP2 family protein, producing MALLKGPGRLRLLGLVAVIGVCCLGFAVLADEVVERETQSFDETVVRSLRRTDDPRIPVGPKWLLAAARDVTSLGSGTVLALITVGVCGFLMLIRRFRSLLLVAGSTVGGALVNSLLKHFFARPRPSVVPHLAEAFAPSFPSGHAMLSAIVYLTLGALLSELTERSRLKAYVLGMAVLLSFLVGLTRVYLGVHYLTDIIGGWMMGLAWALLTVLLVRGAKRTSPALRDEVRKGASGPEEMPPDPA from the coding sequence ATGGCCCTGCTGAAGGGGCCGGGGCGGCTGCGCCTTTTGGGGCTCGTGGCCGTTATCGGGGTCTGCTGCCTGGGGTTCGCGGTGCTGGCGGATGAAGTCGTGGAGCGCGAGACGCAATCCTTCGACGAGACCGTGGTCCGCTCGCTGCGGCGGACGGATGACCCGCGGATTCCCGTGGGGCCCAAGTGGCTGCTGGCGGCGGCCCGGGATGTGACGTCGCTCGGGAGCGGCACGGTGCTGGCGCTCATCACGGTGGGGGTGTGTGGCTTTCTCATGCTCATCCGCCGCTTCCGCTCCCTGCTGCTCGTGGCCGGGTCCACGGTGGGCGGAGCCTTGGTGAACTCCCTGCTCAAACACTTCTTCGCCCGGCCGCGGCCCTCGGTGGTGCCCCACCTCGCCGAGGCGTTCGCGCCGAGTTTTCCCAGCGGGCACGCGATGCTGTCGGCCATCGTGTACCTCACCCTGGGGGCCCTCCTGTCGGAGCTCACCGAGCGCAGCAGGCTCAAGGCCTATGTGTTGGGCATGGCGGTGCTGTTGAGCTTCCTGGTCGGGCTGACGCGGGTGTACCTGGGCGTGCACTACCTCACGGACATCATCGGGGGGTGGATGATGGGGCTTGCCTGGGCGCTGCTGACGGTGCTGCTGGTGCGCGGCGCGAAGCGCACCAGCCCCGCCCTGCGGGACGAGGTGCGCAAGGGCGCGAGCGGGCCTGAAGAGATGCCTCCGGACCCCGCCTGA
- a CDS encoding gluconokinase: MVVILMGVSGVGKTTIGHLLAQALGWRFLEGDDVHPPENIAKMHAGVPLTDADRAPWLDKLRALLSEAIARGENVVLACSALRASYRQVLSVDPVQVRWVYLKGPQTLIAQRLMGRQGHFMPPSLLDSQFNVLEEPAEALGVDVSQGPQAVVAEIRAGLGV; encoded by the coding sequence ATGGTCGTCATTCTCATGGGGGTGTCGGGGGTAGGAAAGACGACCATCGGCCACCTGTTGGCTCAGGCGCTGGGCTGGCGTTTCCTGGAGGGGGACGATGTCCATCCTCCCGAAAACATCGCGAAGATGCACGCCGGGGTGCCGCTGACCGACGCGGATCGCGCGCCCTGGCTGGACAAGCTGCGCGCGCTCCTCTCGGAGGCGATCGCGCGCGGCGAGAACGTGGTCCTGGCCTGCTCGGCCCTGCGCGCCAGCTACCGGCAGGTGCTCTCGGTGGATCCGGTGCAGGTCCGGTGGGTGTACCTCAAGGGGCCGCAGACGCTGATTGCCCAGCGGTTGATGGGCCGCCAGGGGCACTTCATGCCGCCCAGCCTGCTGGACAGCCAGTTCAATGTGCTCGAGGAGCCAGCGGAGGCCCTGGGGGTGGATGTATCGCAGGGGCCACAGGCCGTGGTGGCGGAGATTCGCGCGGGGCTGGGGGTGTAG
- a CDS encoding aldehyde dehydrogenase family protein, producing the protein MRLVVTEEAVDTHQPLREAFERLQSRRWEMAQTGAPERLARLARLKTNLLARREALAEAMFADFRKPRAEVESTEVLPVLLELAHTARHLKAWMKPRRVGAPVLLAGTRSEVHSEPKGVVLVLSPWNYPFCLAINPLIAALAAGNCVMLKPSEKTPRTAAFLEALVRDTFEPSEVTVVQGGPDVGDALLQLPFDHFFFTGGSRVGQKVMAAAARHLAGVTLELGGKSPVIVDATADVKAAAERIIWGKFVNAGQTCIAPDHVYVHASREEELLAGMKEALERFYGKTEEARRASPDLCRMVDDAAFARVRGLLDRTVQAGARLVAGGGVDAASRYIAPTLLADVTARSPVMEEEIFGPLLPVLRYERVETLVESLRADGKPLALYLFSQDDAAVEYLLKRTSAGGTVVNNVLLQVANPHLPFGGVGQSGLGAYHGEEGFRELSHARAVLWQGRASLAHFFFPPYTGKAQQLARLASRMFE; encoded by the coding sequence ATGCGCCTCGTGGTCACGGAAGAAGCGGTGGATACCCATCAGCCGCTGCGGGAGGCTTTCGAGCGGCTTCAGTCCCGTCGCTGGGAAATGGCCCAGACGGGCGCTCCGGAACGGCTGGCCCGGCTGGCCCGGCTGAAGACGAACCTCCTGGCCCGGCGCGAGGCGCTCGCCGAGGCCATGTTCGCGGACTTCCGCAAGCCGCGCGCGGAGGTGGAGAGCACCGAGGTGCTGCCCGTGCTGCTGGAGCTGGCGCACACCGCGCGGCACCTGAAGGCGTGGATGAAACCGCGGCGGGTCGGAGCCCCCGTGCTGCTCGCGGGCACGCGCAGCGAGGTGCACTCCGAGCCCAAGGGCGTGGTGCTGGTCCTCTCGCCGTGGAATTACCCCTTCTGCTTGGCCATCAACCCGCTCATCGCCGCGCTGGCCGCGGGCAACTGCGTGATGCTCAAGCCCAGCGAGAAGACGCCCCGCACCGCCGCGTTCCTGGAAGCGCTGGTGCGCGACACCTTCGAGCCCTCCGAAGTCACGGTGGTGCAGGGCGGTCCGGACGTGGGAGACGCGCTGTTGCAGCTGCCCTTCGACCACTTCTTCTTCACGGGCGGAAGCCGCGTGGGCCAAAAGGTGATGGCGGCGGCGGCCCGGCACCTGGCCGGGGTGACGCTGGAGTTGGGCGGCAAGTCGCCGGTCATCGTCGATGCCACGGCGGACGTGAAAGCCGCGGCGGAGCGCATCATCTGGGGCAAGTTCGTCAACGCCGGGCAGACGTGTATCGCGCCGGACCACGTCTACGTGCACGCCTCGCGCGAGGAGGAGCTGCTCGCCGGGATGAAGGAGGCGCTGGAGCGCTTCTACGGCAAGACGGAGGAAGCGCGGCGGGCCAGCCCGGACCTGTGCCGGATGGTGGACGACGCGGCCTTCGCCCGGGTGCGCGGACTGCTGGACCGGACGGTGCAGGCCGGGGCGCGGCTGGTGGCCGGCGGCGGGGTGGACGCGGCGAGCCGGTACATCGCCCCCACGCTGCTCGCGGACGTGACGGCGCGCTCACCCGTGATGGAGGAGGAGATCTTCGGGCCCCTGCTCCCGGTGCTGCGCTACGAGCGGGTGGAGACGCTGGTGGAGAGCCTCCGCGCGGACGGCAAGCCCTTGGCGCTGTACCTCTTCAGCCAGGACGACGCCGCGGTGGAGTACTTGCTGAAGCGCACGAGCGCGGGGGGGACGGTGGTGAACAACGTCCTCTTGCAGGTCGCCAACCCCCACCTGCCCTTCGGGGGCGTGGGCCAGAGCGGCCTGGGCGCCTACCACGGCGAGGAAGGCTTCCGGGAGCTGAGCCACGCGCGGGCCGTGCTCTGGCAGGGCCGCGCCTCGCTCGCGCACTTCTTCTTCCCTCCCTACACCGGCAAGGCCCAGCAGCTCGCACGCCTCGCCAGCCGCATGTTCGAGTAG
- a CDS encoding GAF domain-containing sensor histidine kinase: protein MKTAPLPRNEEARLEALASHGILDTPPEQGFDDLARLASLLCGTPVALVSLLDQGRQWFKARVGVDAAETHRDLAFCAHAILQDELFVVPDAHLDERFQDNPLVTGEPHVRFYAGTPLKTANGLNLGTLCVIDHVPRELKPEQTEALRLLGRQVESQLQLRLRAQELARREAESRSQRDALARMQRHKDELLQLVARDLQAPLGAIQTHAALMQVRPQIPDDARGAARDIRETVEGVQRLVGNLLEASRDDSPLVPRLTEFDVTALMAEVARDFSMRTHGTHRQFTHGVRVTERRITADRDLVRRALENLLDNSFRFTALGSGKVALEVTQPELGLLEVRIRDEGPGIPSNARPYVFETQLPEGVPSAARARASNSLGLAFSRRAIEAHGGWIWVEDNQPKGILFCLRLPVRPGDKQALAS, encoded by the coding sequence ATGAAGACCGCGCCGTTGCCCAGGAATGAGGAGGCACGCCTGGAGGCCCTGGCCTCGCATGGCATTCTCGATACCCCTCCAGAACAGGGCTTCGATGACCTGGCGCGGCTGGCCTCCCTGCTCTGCGGGACCCCCGTGGCCCTGGTGTCCCTGCTGGACCAGGGCCGGCAATGGTTCAAGGCCCGCGTCGGGGTGGATGCGGCCGAGACGCACCGGGATCTCGCCTTCTGCGCCCATGCCATTCTTCAGGACGAGCTCTTCGTGGTGCCCGACGCGCACCTGGACGAGCGCTTCCAGGACAACCCGCTTGTCACGGGAGAGCCCCATGTCCGCTTTTACGCGGGCACCCCTCTCAAAACGGCGAACGGGCTCAACCTGGGAACCTTGTGTGTCATTGACCATGTCCCCCGCGAGCTGAAGCCCGAGCAGACCGAGGCGCTGCGCCTGCTGGGCCGCCAGGTGGAGTCCCAGCTCCAGCTTCGCCTGCGCGCGCAAGAGCTGGCGCGGCGCGAGGCCGAGAGCCGCTCTCAGCGGGACGCGCTCGCGCGGATGCAGCGCCACAAGGATGAGCTGCTGCAACTGGTCGCCCGGGACTTGCAGGCGCCGCTGGGCGCCATCCAGACCCACGCGGCGCTCATGCAGGTGCGACCCCAGATTCCCGACGACGCCCGGGGGGCCGCCCGCGACATCCGCGAGACGGTCGAGGGCGTCCAGCGGTTGGTGGGCAACCTGCTGGAGGCCAGCCGCGACGACTCGCCGCTGGTGCCCCGGCTGACCGAGTTCGACGTCACCGCGCTGATGGCCGAGGTGGCGCGGGACTTCTCGATGCGCACGCACGGCACCCACCGCCAGTTCACCCACGGCGTGCGGGTAACGGAGCGGCGGATCACCGCGGACAGGGACCTGGTGCGGCGCGCGCTGGAGAACCTGCTGGACAACTCGTTCCGCTTCACGGCGCTGGGCAGCGGCAAGGTGGCGCTGGAGGTGACGCAGCCGGAGCTGGGGCTGCTGGAGGTGCGCATCCGCGATGAGGGCCCGGGCATCCCCTCCAACGCCCGGCCCTATGTCTTCGAGACCCAGTTGCCCGAGGGTGTGCCCAGCGCCGCACGCGCCCGGGCCAGCAACAGCCTGGGGCTGGCCTTCAGCCGGCGGGCCATCGAGGCCCACGGCGGATGGATCTGGGTGGAGGACAACCAGCCCAAGGGCATCCTCTTCTGCCTGCGGCTCCCGGTGAGGCCCGGCGACAAGCAGGCCCTGGCCTCTTAA
- a CDS encoding NAD-dependent succinate-semialdehyde dehydrogenase, which yields MAIATIEPTTGTTLRTFQALSPEETEARLHLAEETFRTYRHTPFADRKRWLARAAEFLDSEAATFGRIMTQEMGKPFEAAKAESQKCAQACRYYVEHGEAYLRDEPIDTGKDRSYVRYEPLGPVLAIMPWNFPFWQVIRFAAPALIAGNVGLLKHAHNVPQCALALEDLFLRAGFPRGAFQNLFIETRDIERVIEDTRVKAVTLTGSEGAGRAVGAQAGKALKKVVLELGGSDPFIVMPSAKLEEAVETAVKARLINNGQSCIAAKRFIVHDAIYPEFERRFVERMGRVKVGDPMEPQTEVGPLATEGIRQGLHAQVEKSLAAGAKAPVGGKLPTGAGYYYPPTVLTDVPDASPAAREELFGPVAVLFRAKDVEHAIALANDTPYGLGASVWTREEAEAQRFIAGIETGMVFVNAMVASDARLPFGGVKNSGHGRELALHGLREFLNAKTVRISAGALPPPTEASANE from the coding sequence TTGGCCATCGCCACCATCGAGCCGACGACCGGCACCACCCTGCGGACCTTCCAAGCGCTCTCCCCGGAGGAGACCGAAGCGCGATTGCATCTCGCCGAGGAGACGTTCCGCACATACCGCCACACCCCCTTCGCCGACCGCAAGCGCTGGCTGGCCCGGGCCGCCGAGTTCCTGGACTCGGAGGCCGCCACCTTCGGGCGCATCATGACCCAGGAGATGGGCAAGCCCTTCGAGGCCGCCAAGGCCGAGTCCCAGAAGTGTGCCCAGGCGTGCCGTTATTATGTCGAGCACGGCGAGGCCTATCTGCGTGACGAGCCCATCGACACGGGCAAGGACCGCAGCTACGTGCGCTACGAGCCATTGGGGCCCGTGCTGGCCATCATGCCGTGGAACTTCCCCTTCTGGCAGGTCATCCGCTTCGCCGCCCCGGCGCTGATCGCTGGCAACGTGGGATTGCTCAAACACGCACACAACGTGCCGCAGTGCGCGCTGGCGCTGGAGGACCTCTTCCTGCGGGCGGGTTTCCCCCGGGGGGCGTTCCAAAACCTGTTCATCGAAACGCGAGACATCGAGCGCGTCATCGAAGACACGCGCGTGAAAGCAGTCACCCTGACAGGCAGCGAAGGGGCCGGCCGGGCGGTCGGGGCCCAGGCAGGCAAGGCGCTCAAGAAGGTGGTGCTCGAGCTGGGCGGCAGTGATCCGTTCATCGTCATGCCGAGCGCGAAGCTGGAGGAGGCCGTGGAGACGGCGGTGAAGGCGCGGCTCATCAACAACGGCCAGTCCTGCATCGCCGCCAAGCGCTTCATCGTCCACGACGCCATCTATCCGGAGTTCGAGCGGCGCTTCGTGGAGCGCATGGGCCGCGTGAAGGTGGGCGACCCCATGGAGCCGCAGACGGAGGTGGGGCCCCTGGCGACCGAGGGCATCCGCCAGGGCCTGCACGCCCAGGTGGAGAAGAGCCTCGCGGCGGGCGCGAAGGCGCCGGTGGGCGGCAAGCTGCCCACGGGCGCGGGGTATTACTACCCGCCCACCGTGCTCACGGACGTGCCTGATGCGTCTCCCGCCGCCCGCGAGGAGCTGTTCGGACCGGTGGCGGTCCTCTTCCGGGCGAAGGACGTGGAGCACGCCATCGCGCTGGCCAACGATACCCCCTACGGCCTGGGCGCGAGCGTCTGGACGCGGGAGGAGGCAGAGGCCCAGCGGTTCATCGCGGGCATCGAAACGGGCATGGTGTTCGTCAACGCGATGGTGGCCTCGGACGCGCGGCTGCCCTTTGGCGGGGTGAAGAACTCGGGCCATGGGCGCGAACTGGCGCTGCACGGCCTGCGCGAGTTCCTCAACGCGAAGACGGTCCGCATCAGCGCGGGCGCCCTCCCCCCTCCCACCGAGGCCTCCGCCAACGAGTAG
- a CDS encoding ATP-binding protein — MGTSQGPKPLARVGSDVEADALRYRLLAKHLRATVFQVDARGHFTVLGASWEELTGLKVASSLGSSLVEALHPVDRERASGWLRALASREQESLRQEVRILTRTGTCWVELFAQSSPSIAGEVVGLLTDISERRRAQDAVTTRERCLAAVVEVQRRLLTHEPEGYLYQDILAPLGRASGASRVYVFEAHRDVMGRLRVNHKAEWCMAGISSRSETPAEVALEEELFPEQAALLSAGQPLQFLTSDTPPKLQAGLTNLGILSVLLLPVRVHGEVFGFIGFDNCVEARPWEAVAVSLLAGAAGALSLALEQRSTDALRARAEATLRRTEAGFHLLIEGFPDPVVVHANLQVLYANPAAVRYLGHEGQDGLVGLPLQRLLLPADHDALVRHVSEARSGLTSVRSQDVTLLRKDGQQVVADIVTLGMTFEGWPALVTIARDFTERKQMQARLMLSDRMASMGTLSAGIAHELNNPLSYVIANLEFVHATLQPAEFDPARVPEWRQVLDEAREGAERVRQIVRQLKTFSRVEEERQEQVELHRVLDSVAQMATSEVKHRARLVKQYGPLPAITGNDGKLFQVFLNLVINAAHAIPEGCVEDHEIRLATFEDERGWAVVEVRDTGGGIRPENLSRIFEPFFTTKPQGVGTGLGLSICLTLVRAHGGDITVESTVGKGTVFRVMLPPSRKTAGASPSPVPMAVPARMRVLIVDDEPQVAAALGRLLEDHSVDIAHGGVQGLDLLLLGEQYDVIFCDLLMPELTGMDFHAEVSTRMPALAHRFIFMTGGGFTPRAREFLANGPHRVLDKPFDKVDVQRLMIEVLSRSR; from the coding sequence GTGGGAACATCCCAGGGCCCGAAGCCGCTGGCGCGGGTGGGCTCGGACGTGGAAGCGGACGCGCTGCGCTATCGCCTGCTGGCCAAGCACCTGCGCGCCACCGTCTTCCAGGTGGATGCGCGCGGCCACTTCACCGTCCTGGGCGCCTCGTGGGAGGAGCTCACCGGGCTGAAGGTGGCTTCGTCCCTGGGCAGCTCGTTGGTGGAGGCCTTGCACCCGGTGGATCGCGAGCGGGCGAGCGGCTGGCTCCGCGCGCTGGCGTCCCGGGAGCAGGAGAGCCTCCGGCAGGAGGTGCGGATCCTCACGCGCACGGGCACCTGCTGGGTGGAGCTGTTCGCCCAGAGCTCGCCGTCCATCGCCGGGGAGGTGGTGGGCCTGCTGACGGACATCTCCGAGCGCCGCCGGGCGCAGGATGCCGTCACCACCCGGGAGCGCTGCCTGGCCGCCGTGGTGGAGGTGCAGCGCCGGCTGCTGACGCACGAGCCCGAGGGCTACCTCTATCAGGACATCCTCGCGCCGCTGGGGCGGGCTTCGGGCGCCAGCCGCGTCTATGTCTTCGAGGCCCACCGCGACGTGATGGGGCGCCTCCGGGTCAACCACAAGGCCGAGTGGTGCATGGCGGGCATCTCCTCGCGGAGTGAAACGCCCGCCGAGGTCGCTTTGGAGGAGGAACTCTTCCCGGAGCAAGCGGCCCTGCTCTCCGCCGGGCAGCCGTTGCAGTTCCTGACGTCGGACACGCCGCCCAAGCTCCAGGCGGGCCTGACGAACCTGGGCATCCTGTCGGTGCTGCTGTTGCCGGTGAGGGTGCATGGGGAAGTGTTCGGCTTCATCGGCTTCGACAACTGCGTGGAGGCGCGCCCCTGGGAGGCGGTGGCGGTCAGCTTGCTCGCGGGGGCGGCCGGTGCCCTGTCGCTGGCGCTGGAGCAGCGCTCCACGGATGCGCTCCGGGCCCGCGCCGAGGCCACGCTGCGGCGGACCGAGGCGGGGTTCCACCTGCTCATCGAGGGGTTCCCGGATCCGGTGGTGGTCCACGCCAACTTGCAGGTGCTCTACGCGAACCCGGCCGCGGTGCGCTACCTGGGGCACGAGGGGCAGGATGGGCTCGTGGGGCTGCCCTTGCAGCGGCTGCTGCTGCCCGCGGACCACGATGCGCTGGTGCGCCACGTCTCCGAGGCGCGCAGCGGGCTGACCTCCGTGCGCTCCCAGGACGTGACGTTGCTGCGCAAGGATGGGCAGCAGGTGGTGGCGGACATCGTCACCCTGGGGATGACCTTCGAAGGGTGGCCCGCGCTCGTCACCATCGCGCGGGACTTCACCGAGCGCAAACAGATGCAGGCGCGGCTGATGCTCAGTGACCGCATGGCCTCCATGGGGACGCTGTCGGCCGGCATCGCGCACGAGCTGAACAACCCGCTCTCCTACGTCATCGCCAACCTGGAGTTTGTCCACGCCACCTTGCAGCCGGCGGAGTTCGACCCGGCGCGCGTGCCCGAGTGGCGGCAAGTGCTCGACGAGGCCCGGGAGGGCGCCGAGCGCGTGCGGCAGATCGTCCGCCAGCTGAAGACCTTCTCCCGCGTGGAGGAGGAGCGCCAGGAGCAGGTGGAGCTGCACCGGGTGCTGGACTCGGTGGCGCAGATGGCGACCAGCGAGGTGAAGCACCGGGCCCGGCTGGTGAAGCAGTACGGACCGCTGCCCGCCATCACCGGCAACGACGGCAAGCTCTTCCAGGTCTTCCTCAACCTCGTCATCAATGCCGCGCACGCCATCCCCGAAGGGTGCGTGGAAGACCATGAGATCCGCCTGGCGACCTTCGAGGATGAGCGCGGGTGGGCGGTGGTGGAGGTGCGGGACACGGGCGGCGGCATCCGTCCGGAGAACCTGAGCCGCATCTTCGAGCCCTTCTTCACCACCAAGCCGCAAGGGGTGGGCACGGGGCTCGGGCTGTCCATCTGTCTGACCCTGGTGCGCGCCCACGGCGGTGACATCACGGTGGAGTCCACGGTGGGCAAGGGGACGGTGTTCCGGGTGATGTTGCCTCCCTCCCGGAAGACGGCGGGGGCCAGCCCGTCGCCCGTCCCCATGGCGGTGCCCGCGCGCATGCGGGTGCTCATCGTGGACGACGAGCCCCAGGTGGCCGCCGCGCTGGGCCGGCTGCTGGAAGACCACTCGGTGGACATCGCCCACGGCGGCGTTCAGGGCTTGGACCTGCTGCTGCTCGGAGAGCAGTACGACGTCATCTTCTGCGATCTGCTGATGCCGGAGCTGACGGGCATGGACTTCCACGCGGAGGTCTCCACCCGGATGCCCGCGCTCGCCCACCGGTTCATCTTCATGACGGGCGGAGGTTTTACCCCGCGAGCGCGCGAGTTCCTTGCCAACGGCCCTCACCGCGTCCTGGACAAGCCCTTCGACAAGGTGGACGTGCAGCGCCTGATGATCGAGGTGCTCTCGCGCAGCCGGTAG
- a CDS encoding histone deacetylase family protein, whose amino-acid sequence MRAWLLDWKKRLRLDKARVPIFYDEPYRLPFGCLEAQQGLEPRQVDFTTGYLVERGIIQAEDIHRPRPVSYAQLARVHDAAYLEALEEPETLASIFAVDPSEVPVDTVLDTVRRICGGTLEAARWALSTQRPAVNMAGGFHHAAPDHGGGFCVLNDIAVAIATLRHEGFDGPVGVLDLDAHPADGTAACLEGDAQVWVGSLSGSDWGLVPGADEVLLDRGCGDAEYLAALEALLERMPRVALAFVIAGGDVLRGDRFGLLGLSLKGARRRDAAVARALHRVPSVWVPGGGYHAEAWKVFAGSVLVLNGRGHEPIHGRFDPLGMLARHRSPLKALERPQAWEAITLEDLEGALGYTHPGSPRLLGHYTAQSLEYVLFRSGVGPSLERLGYGQPRVAVDVSAAGERLQLLGHAQGREHVLMDCVLRRQRVEGADVLCVDKLLSPLVVGGEGAREALEMLRFMAQRLGLRGVSLPPAESLPPAGAQARCG is encoded by the coding sequence ATGAGAGCCTGGCTGCTGGATTGGAAGAAGCGGCTGCGTCTGGACAAGGCGCGCGTGCCCATCTTCTATGACGAGCCCTACCGGCTTCCGTTCGGCTGTCTCGAGGCCCAGCAAGGGCTGGAGCCGCGCCAGGTGGACTTCACCACCGGATACCTGGTGGAGAGGGGGATCATCCAGGCCGAGGACATTCACCGCCCCCGGCCGGTGTCCTATGCGCAACTGGCCCGCGTGCATGACGCGGCCTACCTGGAGGCGCTGGAGGAACCCGAGACGCTCGCGAGCATCTTCGCCGTGGATCCCTCCGAGGTGCCGGTGGACACCGTGCTGGACACGGTGAGGCGGATCTGCGGCGGGACGCTGGAAGCCGCCCGGTGGGCCCTCTCCACCCAGCGGCCCGCCGTCAACATGGCGGGAGGCTTCCACCACGCCGCGCCGGATCACGGCGGCGGTTTCTGCGTGCTCAATGACATCGCCGTGGCGATCGCCACCTTGCGCCACGAGGGCTTCGACGGCCCGGTGGGGGTGCTCGACCTGGATGCCCATCCCGCGGATGGCACCGCCGCGTGCCTCGAGGGGGATGCCCAGGTGTGGGTGGGCTCGCTCTCCGGCAGTGATTGGGGGCTCGTGCCCGGCGCGGACGAGGTGTTGCTGGACCGCGGCTGTGGGGATGCCGAGTACCTCGCGGCGCTGGAGGCGCTGCTGGAGCGCATGCCCCGGGTGGCGCTGGCCTTCGTCATCGCCGGAGGTGATGTGCTGCGGGGCGACCGTTTCGGGCTCCTCGGGCTCAGCCTGAAGGGCGCTCGACGAAGGGATGCCGCCGTGGCGCGCGCGCTTCACCGGGTGCCCTCCGTGTGGGTGCCCGGGGGCGGCTACCATGCGGAGGCCTGGAAGGTGTTCGCAGGCTCGGTGCTGGTCCTCAATGGGCGCGGGCACGAGCCGATCCATGGGCGGTTTGATCCGCTCGGCATGCTCGCGCGGCACCGCTCCCCGTTGAAGGCCCTCGAGAGGCCCCAGGCCTGGGAGGCCATCACCCTGGAGGATCTGGAGGGCGCGCTGGGTTACACGCACCCGGGCAGTCCCCGGTTGCTGGGCCACTACACCGCGCAGTCGCTGGAGTACGTGCTGTTCCGTTCCGGCGTGGGGCCGTCCCTGGAGCGTCTGGGCTATGGCCAGCCCCGGGTGGCCGTGGATGTCTCGGCGGCGGGCGAGCGCCTCCAACTCCTGGGGCACGCCCAGGGGCGGGAGCACGTGTTGATGGACTGTGTCCTGAGGCGCCAGCGGGTGGAGGGCGCCGATGTCCTGTGCGTCGACAAGCTCCTCAGCCCTCTGGTGGTGGGCGGCGAGGGGGCCCGCGAGGCGCTGGAGATGCTGCGCTTCATGGCCCAGCGGCTCGGGCTGCGGGGCGTGTCCTTGCCTCCCGCGGAGTCCCTCCCGCCCGCAGGGGCCCAGGCCCGCTGCGGTTAA
- a CDS encoding phenylalanine--tRNA ligase beta subunit-related protein → MLTLDAHPLLDTLAFTTTLPGPLSSVPSPDWLTALLKAEAPAPLASDDAVRGAVRDLLRHGGYKPTGRGKPASEYLVRAAGDGTLGPINAVVDVCNAVSLHSGLPISVVDLDRARAPFRIGIAPEGSQYVFNASGQTIDLAGLLCLFDAEGPCANAVKDAQRTKTAADTRRTLTVLWGTQALGDRTARAFAWYRELLERLGATVEPLP, encoded by the coding sequence GTGCTGACCCTCGATGCCCACCCCCTGCTGGACACCCTCGCCTTCACCACCACCTTGCCGGGGCCACTGTCCTCGGTGCCCTCGCCGGACTGGCTGACGGCACTGCTCAAGGCCGAGGCCCCAGCGCCCCTGGCCAGCGATGACGCCGTGCGGGGCGCCGTGCGCGACCTGCTCCGCCACGGGGGCTATAAGCCCACTGGACGCGGCAAGCCCGCCTCGGAGTACCTCGTGCGCGCCGCGGGCGACGGGACGCTCGGCCCCATCAACGCCGTGGTGGATGTGTGCAACGCCGTCTCCCTCCACAGTGGCCTGCCCATCAGCGTGGTGGACCTGGACCGCGCCCGGGCCCCTTTCCGCATCGGCATCGCCCCAGAGGGCTCGCAATACGTCTTCAACGCCTCCGGGCAGACCATCGATCTGGCGGGGCTCTTGTGCCTCTTCGACGCGGAGGGGCCCTGCGCCAACGCGGTGAAGGATGCCCAGCGCACCAAGACGGCGGCGGACACGCGCCGCACCCTCACCGTGCTGTGGGGAACCCAGGCGCTGGGAGACCGCACGGCACGGGCCTTCGCCTGGTACCGCGAGTTGCTCGAGCGCCTGGGCGCCACGGTGGAGCCCCTTCCTTGA